TTTGGAGTTTTAGTTGGAACGGATCAAAAAAAAATACTTTATCATTTCAATCTCATTTTGAATGACACGAAAGTATATAATTCAATGACCCAATCAGTAAATCCATTTGGCGACGGGCACGCTGCAAAAAAAATCTGTGATATATTGCTTAAGTCAATCTGATACAAATGATTAAACACGACACGAATCTTGAGAAAATCCTTATACCGCAAAACCTCCCAAGACTAGCTTACATATCCGATGTGCCCGCTGAAGCCTCTTATCACGGCTCAATGCTTCTGTATCGGCTCCTTGAATTTTATCCAAAAGATAAACTCGTCATTATTGAAACAGGTCATAATTTTTCGACACCTAACAAACGTATTCCATCTGTTCCCCATTACAAATATAAAAATCCTTTCATAAGACTACAATTTACAAGGTATAAAAAAAGTTACTTATCCTTTCTTAGAATTTTAACGCCCCTCAGATCTGCCCAAATATCGTCCATCCTAAAAAAAAACCGCACTGAGGCAATACTAAGCGTAGCTGAAGGAATCGGATGGATGATAGCTTTTCAAGTTGCACAGAAAAATAAAATTCCATATCACCTAATTATTCATGACACTTATACCTCTAAGACATTTCCCAATGTCTTTTCCAATATTTTACAACAAGCAAATTCGTGCCTGTGCGTATCTCCCTTTATGTCAGATGAATATCGGAAACAATATAGATGCAATTCAACCGTCCTTTTCCCCTCTAGATCCCGTTTCCATTACGGCTATTCTTCACCGTCTCAAACTACTATCAACAATAATTACCCATTGACTTTAGCATTCGCAGGAAGCATTTGGAAACATTATATTACCATGATAAAGCCAATCGTCGAAATACTAAAACATTACAACGGCCAATTCCACATATATGGTGATGCTACCCCAGAAACTATAAACGCTTCTGAGTTAGCAGGTTATGATAATATACATGTAAAAGGTTATCTTCCCCATGCCCAACTTATAGACACCCTTAGAAATACATCCCATGTTCTATACTCCCCGCTTGCTTTCCTTCCAGAGGATGACAACATGCGTCTTTGTTTCCCAAGCAAGCTTGTTGACTATACCGCCGTAGGATTACCCATCATCCTTCATGGGCCTCCTTACGCATCCCAGATGCGTTGGGCAACGCAATATCCGGATTCATTTGTAACTATAGATTCGATGGATACCCAAGCGATAGAGCGCGCCATACTTCGACTCACCGACCCTGCTACCAGACACTCTCTAGCCTCAAACGCCATCGCACTAGGACAAAAAGTCTTCTCATGGGAGACTGCCTGGAAAACTTTTACCCATTGCTTACTCAATCCCTGAAACTTGATGCTGGTATTCGTTGTTGTAGTTTTAATTCTCGCACTCGGGCTTGTCATCCCTATCGGATTTCGGTTCATTAAAAAAAACAAAATCCGATCTCTCTATACCATTCCCAACTTTTCATACGAGTATTCCTTACCCTCGACAATTAATGCGCAATCTGCCATCCCCTCAGCTAAGATCCCTTGCTTCACCTTCTCCGCTCCCGATCATAAGATAGAGTCAGGCCACTTCCTCGTTCTCAAAGCCAGCTACGGTGGTTTTTCCTCTTACTGCTCTCCCGTAGTCAAGGTTTCCTCACCGACCTTGTCCACTTACCACTATCTTGATCCCTTACCGTCACAGCCTTCTTCACAAATCTGGATCAATCTATCCTCTCATGCCGGCACCCCTCTCACAAAACTCTCTCTTCACCCTCAAGGTGTCACTCTCTCCGCCACACCTCCCCAACTCATCCTATTTCCCCAAATCGATCTCGCCTTCCATAAAATCCTGATTCTTGCTCCACACCCTGATGATGCAGAGATTGCATCCTTTGCTCTGTATGCCAGTTATCCCCATTCGACCCTCATCGTTACCATCACTGATGGAGCAAATCCTACTAATCCCAACTACACTCCCACACCTCAACGCATCATAGACTCCCTTTCCATACCTCAATTCAACGGCCTCCCCTACACTCACACTATCAACCTTGCTTACCCTGACTCTCAGCTTAATAAATTGAAGCAAAAAAAGACATCCCCTCCCCCACTGCCGACAACCGATTTTGTCTCTCTGCGCGCACTAAACGCCTCCCCCCTCACGCCCCCCGCTCCTCCTTTCCCGGCCTGGGCTTCACTGGTATCCGACCTGATTTTCATCATCAAAAAATTTTCCCCGAGTATCATCGTCACACCGCATCCACTCATCGACTCTCATCCCGACCACCTCTACACCACGCTTGCCCTCTATGAAGCCCTATCCACTTTAGACACTTTCCCTCATGCCATCCTCACCACTTTCGTTCACAATCACATCACGGAGCTATTTCCTTTCGGGCCTTCTCATTCGGAAATTTCACTCCCACCCTTTCCAGAAAACCTAAACCAACTGACCCTCTTCGACTCAGTCCAACTCGTCCCTGCATCCCACGAAATCAATCAACGCAAATACCGCGCGCTAGAAGCTCATTCTGACCTCCGCGACATCCACTCCCCACTCCATCCCAATCTGGATTCCATAAGCAGCCATCTTCGCATCTTCGTTCATCACTCTTTCTTCTATCCTCATATTCCTCCCGTTTCCCTCTTTCGCCGCTTCATTCGCCCACACGAACTATTCCTGACTATTACCTCTTCTGCCACTTTTCAAAATATCTGCCAACATGCCAAAAATTGAGATTTTACGTCCTACAGACCTCACCGAC
This genomic window from Candidatus Methylacidiphilales bacterium contains:
- a CDS encoding PIG-L family deacetylase → MLVFVVVVLILALGLVIPIGFRFIKKNKIRSLYTIPNFSYEYSLPSTINAQSAIPSAKIPCFTFSAPDHKIESGHFLVLKASYGGFSSYCSPVVKVSSPTLSTYHYLDPLPSQPSSQIWINLSSHAGTPLTKLSLHPQGVTLSATPPQLILFPQIDLAFHKILILAPHPDDAEIASFALYASYPHSTLIVTITDGANPTNPNYTPTPQRIIDSLSIPQFNGLPYTHTINLAYPDSQLNKLKQKKTSPPPLPTTDFVSLRALNASPLTPPAPPFPAWASLVSDLIFIIKKFSPSIIVTPHPLIDSHPDHLYTTLALYEALSTLDTFPHAILTTFVHNHITELFPFGPSHSEISLPPFPENLNQLTLFDSVQLVPASHEINQRKYRALEAHSDLRDIHSPLHPNLDSISSHLRIFVHHSFFYPHIPPVSLFRRFIRPHELFLTITSSATFQNICQHAKN